In Bactrocera neohumeralis isolate Rockhampton chromosome 5, APGP_CSIRO_Bneo_wtdbg2-racon-allhic-juicebox.fasta_v2, whole genome shotgun sequence, the genomic window ttacataCATTCCATTTTTGAATGTTTCTAAATTTCTTTCTCGGTCTCCTATACAGTGGCCCTGAAGGAACTTGCTTCGAAGGTGGTGTATTTCCAGCGCGTCTCCTATTTCCGCCAGACTATCCGCTGAGTCCACCGAAAATGAAATTTACCTGTGACATGTTCCACCCCAACAGTAAGCAATATAAACTTTCCAAACTTGAATACTTAGAAagcattatatatattaaatattatattattaacagTTTTTGCCGATGGACGAGTTTGCATATCAATATTACATGCACCTGGTGATGATCCCATGGGATACGAGTTGTCTGCCGAACGGTGGAGTCCGGTGCAAAGCGTTGAAAAAATTCTACTAAGTGTGGTTTCGATGTTGGCTGGTGAGTTCACGTGGaattcgtttaaaaaaaatattaatagtcgggtaaaaataaacattcaaagttacataaatatacaacaacaaactaaTTTTATCGACCTTTGaccattgaatatttttttccacataTCGGACCGATGAGGACATTTAGCATAGGTTAATCATGTtttgaacatacatattaacGAACTTGCGGTATGTTGTAAATTTAtgtaacttcaaaaataaaatttgtccgTTCTATGATATTTTTTGCTTTGGCGGtttgttataaattattattatatcttATATTGCAGAACCAAATGCAGAATCGGGTGCTAATGTAGATGCAGCTATAATGTGGCGTGAACGACGCGAAGAGTTCAACGAAATCGCCAAACGTTTAGTGCGTAAAACACTCGGTATACCATCTTAAAATAGCCAATGGAACGACTACAATCAAAACGATAACGACATTAAGGACACTGTATTACTCCTTCCACAAAAAGAGATTCATTCGAACATCGCGACGGAAGTAATGTTAAATACAGTTGATCAACACCTACACACAAAGCGCGACTAAAATCAGTTAACAGCAagcgaaatttatataaatggcGTTTGAAAAAGCAACCAAAAGCATCTATTTGTTTGAaactcttaaaaatatataaatacttatattgtTCTCGCATCTTGATTTTTAAATGCAGTTTTCTATGCTCTTTCATACTTAAATCACGCATAACAAAATGCAGCACTCTGAAACTATCTATCAAACTATCTTTAACGCACTTCAACTGAACTGTATTCTTATCTCAGTTGCATTTTGCAAACGCCAGAGAATTGCTACTATTTTATGTGctccatatatatatacatatactatatacatatgtatatatgaacataaATACAATAGTAAGAAATAAGTCTATAACGcaatagaaaatttgaattatataaAGTAACATATATAATTGTTTAGATTTAACGGATTAAAGCAGTAAGGAAAATAAAACTTAACGCAAATTTTAGGTAAATATGCTCTTTAAAACATAAGTTTGCTTTACGCCGACGCCCATAGAACGATTAATTGTGTAATATACTTAACTACTACTAATCTATTCTTATAGGCTGTACTgtagataaaaatataaaattttcaattaaactatACTAACATTTCTtcttaaaaagttaaattttatctacttttccaaattatttgcaattatatttaaaactcaGCCCAAAAACACACAGGTTTTTATgtattaaaagataaaaatgtataaaaggaATTATTTTTGAGTACCTTATTTTTTAACTTGACTTAAACTGTAAGAAAGAAAGTCAAACACATACATCAAATTGCTATGTTAGtgcgaaataaaatatatgcaaagtatatatttaatatgaaatgctttaaattatttgaaaatattggtgATATCAAGAGGAGGGTATATTTCATGTTTCatagaattaaataaaacaagtctTGTCAAGACTGAATCGAGATCATTTTTCACAAGAAAGCCGACCGTCAGTCAAATGTTAATCGTCTGACTACGCGTTTGAAGAAAACACAAACTACTAATTCAGTGACACGCGGTCAAAGACcattaaatttccattttttccgATGAAAAGCTTTTCACTGTTAAAGAAGttttcaataaacaaaacgacAAAAACTTCGCAAAAAATGTTGTTCCAAGGTTTCAAATTGTCACCATCCAACTGCTCCAATAGTTCAATCTTTCACTTCTGTGAAAAAAGAGTTAAAACTGGTTCAAAAATGTAGTAGCAGGATATTTTAGAAGGCGTGGTAAAACAGTTAAACAATACTCTCTTCGTTGGAGAGCATTGGATCTTCCAGCAAAATTCTGTTTCTGTACACAAGGTAAAAACCAGTCAGTGATCTTCCTAGCTGCAAACGATTGGCCGGCGGAAAACCAGATTTGAACCCCTTGGGCTACAGTTTGCTGTCAGAGTTGAAGAACATGGTCTGTCCATACTTCACAGAAATTGGGAGAGTCTCAaaaactctttgattcgagCAGCATCGGCAACAGCACAAAAACTGTGCGCCCTGCTATTGATCAATAACCAAATCGTTTGAGAGTTTGTGTGGAAGCAAAGGAGAATAATTTCGAAAtcgaaaattaactttaattacaAATGTATTGGAttgtaatttcaatttcacaacGGCCTTAACCTGTAACAGAATTTGTGGCAGGAGTAATTATCACAATCTTTCCACAATGTCTCAAACACTGGATCCTTGTGAACTAAACATTTATGCTGTTTCACTGATAATCTTTGGTcggatatacataagtaaatccaatttctttcgtaaaagaCCAGCAGAACTTGTTTACACTCCGGCACTCCGGAAGAACTCCAGACGAAGTGCTCGTAATTAGCACATCAAACgccattttttgtattaataaaatagCTAGCAAATGCTATATGCAAGCTATTTCCAGCTAGTTATAGGTCCAATTGTTCCTGTTGTATGCTTCAAAGAGTGATTTAAATTCACCGCCAcgtaaatgatttttaaaaataataagtgttaTTTCAATCAAATGCAAATATTGAATTGTTTTCCTGCATTCTAATATCGTTgtcaatgttttattaaaaaattatattattttattattaattaacacttccaaaatatttttcatttccctTTTCACGCCGTATCCGGTGTAAGCACTTGTCAAATCATGGAAATACAAAAAGGTTGGCAGCAGTGGCACTTTGACACTAGCACTTGAATGCTGCCTCCAATTAGACAGTTTTGCCTTTATTGTTGGTGTGTGACAAGCCGTGCGAGTATCTGCATCTCGCCGATActgtggaaatttttttaatatactaaaCCAAGCCAAAGCGCATCTCGgtaattgtttttcttttggtttCAGCCATTTTGTACCTTTACAAAATTCAACCAATATAAATagtgaaataaagaaaagtgaaaCGTGTAAAGCATTTACAAAAACAAGGTATGTTAAATACTGCATCAGCGCAAATAAAACGATTGtgagtttaaaattgtaaaacttgtgaaataatgaaaaatcgGTGGACGCATGTACGGTGAGATAGTCGAAACGCTGGAAGGGAAGGTCGGTCGGTGCGTTTTAAAAGGCAGACAAGCATTACGGGTACGTGTATGATTCATTGAACGTATTCGAAAACGGTTAGCTAAGTTGGCCGCTTGCCTGTCTGCCTGCCTACTGCCCTTGTTTTTAGGTCTATCGGTCGACGGTGTAATAATACCTAATTGGTTAGTTGGTTGATTTACAGTGTCTAGCAGAATAGACAACAATTTACTGGCTATATACACCACAAACCTATTCAaggttttgttttcaatatattatatatgtacatacatatgtattatatatgaatatgtgttaGTAAGTGATAGCATTaagcatataatttttagtgCAAGACTTTTTTTAGAGACGAATTGTACTAACCAAACATACTAtctactttcaaattaagctaATTGAATTAAGAATGtagaatttaatttcttttaataatagaaaaaagagTTGAAATAAGATCACCATAAGCGCTTAGCACATAGTAttcaataagaaaaacaaacaaaatgctCTCGTTGAAATTTCATCGGCAGCTGGTATTGCTGTTGTGGTTATATGGTGATTACCACATATTCAATAGGTATGTGCCCCTCAGATACAAATgttgtatattcatatacatatacatatgtatgtatataagtgtgtgCATGTACGTTATCTATGTTCGTAATTGTGTACATGTGCATTAATGCTAGCGCACACGTTCGGGCGGAACTGCGTACTTTGcagcgacgacgacgacgacgcgTTTGGTTAGGTAATTAATGAAGAGCGACGCGACTGCGACGCAGCAGTGGTCAAGAGGCTCATGGTGCAGGCATGCGGTGAAACACTGGTGTAactcataaaataataaactatgtagatttatgtgtatatttacatacatacatacatatacatataatatgtaaaattccAGACAGAACCCACTAAAATGCATAATGTTTTGTTTTAACAAGAATGAGCACCAACGCCACATTAGAAGTAGATTAGCTGGCACTAAGTTATCTCCCGGCGCACGCTGGATAAATCATCATCGCTATATTAAATCTACTGTTCAGATTAAGTTACGGACGCTTCACTTGTTGTTAGCGCACAAAGGCAGGCAGATGAAAGCAAACGTGAATTTGACAGcgtaaaataatttatgtggaatgtatgtaaacaaaagcaTTTATTGGCAaagttttaataacaaaaaagtaaatgcgtGCAAAGCACTGTGTGGGCTTTTAAGAGCAAAATTTGCGCCAAacttatttataaacatttataaatgtGGGCGTGTGTGCGTTTGTACGCGCAAATGTTATCAGCGTAATTTTctctaaatttcaaaatcttgtttttttaaatttaattgtttaaataatataaacaaatatttagttaaatcTCATCGCCCATGAAGATAAATAttgttttagaaataaatacagttattaagcaaatacgaaatttttttagcaCCTCATAGACTTCATACTAATTGCGATCTAGTTGAAACCAAACAAATGAAAAGAATAAATGATATTCCCGTGACGTAAATTTTTAACTTCCGCTGAGTTTACAATTCAAATTATGAATCCACAGCGAAGAAAACAATTGAGCCAAAGTGTTAGTCACGTTATTAAATATGCGCTTTTCATATTAATTTGCACTCATGatattgcattaattttaattgcaaataaatttataatcgcaatatttacatagctcgacttgatgtaaactTAACGCCGAAAGTTCTAaactttatgtaaatatattattatacacatgttgtagcaaaaacaaattttaaatttaaattaattatagttAATTAATGTAAATTGCTGTAAATTATTGAAAGTGTCATATATGTCAATGGCATTCAGAAGTACTAATTGGAATCAGCTGCTTCTCATTtcgttggaaaaaaattgtttacctgAACCGGATCTATGAAATAGTCccttttttgagatatcgatcttaaATACTTCACAccactttttttccaaaaaaacttctCATTTCTCGGAACAACGGATATATAGcttattgctgccatacaaactgaccgatctaaAACAAgtccttctatggaaaacttttttatttgacaagatatcttcatgaaatttgttattttccaaggcaacgtTATAATATcccaacaaattgttcagatcgaatcactagcgtctatagctgccatacaaactgatcgatcaaaatcaagtctttgtatgaaatgtgatattatagcttcggtggtgccg contains:
- the LOC126758718 gene encoding ubiquitin-conjugating enzyme E2 G2, whose protein sequence is MAGSALRRLMAEYKQLTLDPPEGIVAGPVSEDNFFEWEALIAGPEGTCFEGGVFPARLLFPPDYPLSPPKMKFTCDMFHPNIFADGRVCISILHAPGDDPMGYELSAERWSPVQSVEKILLSVVSMLAEPNAESGANVDAAIMWRERREEFNEIAKRLVRKTLGIPS